TAGTTTTAAAGCCCTTACAAGGTTGGCCCCAAGGAGTCACAGGGTGATGTCCTTTACCAACCCCTTCACCACCACCCAATGGGTGATCGATCGGGTTCATCGCCATACCACGAACAGTTGGGCGTTTACCTTTCCAACGATTACGACCGGCTTTACCGATCTGAATGTTTTCGTTGTCGGTGTTACCCACTTGGCCAATGGTCGCGCGGCAAGTAGAGAGAACTTCTCTCACTTCGCCTGAAGGCAATTTAATTTGTGCAAATTTATCAACGCGTCCAACGAGAGTCGCTGCCGCTCCCGCACCGCGAGACATCTGTCCACCTTTTCCAGGGCGCAATTCCACGTTGTGAATCACTGTACCTACCGGAATCATTGAAAGTGGAAGACTGTTTCCTGGAAGAATATCTGCTTTGTCACTCGATAAAACAGATGAACCTACGTTCAAACCTACCGGTGCAAGAATATAGGCTTTGTCGCCGTCGGCGTAAGAAAGAAGAGCGATACGGCAAGTGCGGTTCGGATCGTACTCGATCGCAACCACTTTTGCTGGAACATCCAGTTTTTGTCTTTTGAAATCAATAACGCGATAACGGCGCTTGTGTCCGCCACCTTTGTGACGAATAGAGATTTGTCCGTGATTCGAGCGCGCACCTTTACGACGGCGTGGTTCCGTGAGTGATTTCTCCGGAGTCGTTTTAGTGATCTCCGCGAAATCGTATCCCGTCATTCCACGACGGCCGGGGCTGGTCGGTTTATGAAACTTGATACCCATTCTTAAGCTCCCTCAAAGATAGAAATTTTTTGACCGGACGCCAACTTCACAAAAGCTTTCTTTTTGTATTGAGGAGGTCCGAAACGAGCATGTTGTTTTAACCAGCGAGTTCTGTAGCAAGCCGTGCGAACTGCTTGGACTTTTACAGAGAACGCTTTTTCTACTGCTTTTTTAATTTGATCTTTTGAAGCTTCTTTATTCACTTCAAAAACGTAAGTATCGTAGTCGCTATAGGCGCTCGATTTTTCACTGATCAAGGGTTTTTTGATGATTTCGAGTAACATTATTCTACCCCACACTTCGCGATCACAGCGGAAATCGAGTCTTTGGTGAATACCACAGCATCGTACTTCATAAGATCGTAAACGTTCACACCACTCACTGTGTTGTAACGATATTTTTTAAGATTACGAGTCGCGCGAGCGAAGTTCTCGTCTTGTTTTTCACTAATAAGTAAAGCTTTGCTCAAACCGAATTTAGAAAGAACTTTTGAAATCTCTTTCGTTTTACCTTCTTTAGATGTCATTTCATCAACAACAAAGAAGCGGCCCTCTTTATAAAGATGAGAAAGCGCAGTTTTAAGACCAGCTTGTTTCATCGTGCGAGGAAGTTTGTACGCGTAGCTCTTAGGTTGAGGTCCGAACATAGTACCTCCACCTGGCATAAGTGGCGAACGAGTTGAACCTTGACGAGCGTTACCAGTTCCCTTTTGTTTGAAAGGCTTCTTACCGCCCCCGCTCACGAGACCTTTGGTCTTCGTCGCATGAGTCCCTTGACGGCGACTGGCCAACTGCCAACGGACCATCGCGTGTAAAACTTCAACTTTGACTTCGCGCTCGATGATCTCTGAAGGCATTTCTACAGAGCCAACTACTTTTTTATCCCAACCTAATACGTCTATCTTTGCCATTTTTATCTCACTGTTGTTTCAAAAGTCTAACCATCGTGTTGCGGGCACCAGGAACTGGGCCTTTCACCATGATTGTTTTCATTTCAGGATTTACACCCACAACCTGTACATTTCGGATCGAAATGTTTTCGTCACCGAAGTGACCAGGTCCTTTTTTACCGGGAAGTACAAATCCAGGCCATGTTCTTGTTCCTGCAGATCCAGGACGACGGTGGAACTTAGATCCGTGCGATGCAGGA
The DNA window shown above is from Bdellovibrionales bacterium and carries:
- the rplB gene encoding 50S ribosomal protein L2, coding for MGIKFHKPTSPGRRGMTGYDFAEITKTTPEKSLTEPRRRKGARSNHGQISIRHKGGGHKRRYRVIDFKRQKLDVPAKVVAIEYDPNRTCRIALLSYADGDKAYILAPVGLNVGSSVLSSDKADILPGNSLPLSMIPVGTVIHNVELRPGKGGQMSRGAGAAATLVGRVDKFAQIKLPSGEVREVLSTCRATIGQVGNTDNENIQIGKAGRNRWKGKRPTVRGMAMNPIDHPLGGGEGVGKGHHPVTPWGQPCKGFKTRHNKATDKYIIKRRGQK
- the rplW gene encoding 50S ribosomal protein L23, which produces MLLEIIKKPLISEKSSAYSDYDTYVFEVNKEASKDQIKKAVEKAFSVKVQAVRTACYRTRWLKQHARFGPPQYKKKAFVKLASGQKISIFEGA
- the rplD gene encoding 50S ribosomal protein L4; translated protein: MAKIDVLGWDKKVVGSVEMPSEIIEREVKVEVLHAMVRWQLASRRQGTHATKTKGLVSGGGKKPFKQKGTGNARQGSTRSPLMPGGGTMFGPQPKSYAYKLPRTMKQAGLKTALSHLYKEGRFFVVDEMTSKEGKTKEISKVLSKFGLSKALLISEKQDENFARATRNLKKYRYNTVSGVNVYDLMKYDAVVFTKDSISAVIAKCGVE